In Papaver somniferum cultivar HN1 chromosome 9, ASM357369v1, whole genome shotgun sequence, the genomic stretch CCAGATTTCATCTTGTGTGTGTGTGTTGTAGAGAAAGAAAATGGTGGTAGCCATGAACTCTGGCAATGGTCATGGAGATATACTGCAACTGGCATGGCAAGTTTACCGTGGCCGTTGGTTCATGGTATTCGCGTCGTTCTTAATCATGGCGGCAGCAGGAGCAACTTATATGTTTGGTTCATACTCAAATGATATCAAGAAAAACCTTGGTTATGATCAAACGACACTAAATTTATTAAGTTTTTTTAAGGATTTAGGTGCAAATGTTGGAGTACTATCTGGTTTAATCAATGAAGTAACACCGCCATGGGTGGTTCTATCTCTTGGCGCTGGTATGAATTTTGCTGGTTACTTCATGATATGGCTAGCGGTAACAGGTCGGATAGCGAAACCGGCAGTTTGGCAAATGTGTCTTTACATTTGTATTGGTGCTAATTCACAAGCATTTGCTAATACTGGTTCACTAGTGACTTGTGTTAAAAATTTCCCTGAGAGCAGAGGAGTTGTTTTAGGTTTgttaaaaggttttgtaggtttAAGTGGTGCTATTATAACTCAACTTTATCACGCTCTCTACGGTGACGATTCGACGGGCTTGATTCTACTCATCGCTGCTCTTCCTGCCGTTATTTCCATGTTGTCGGTTCATACTATTCGGATTATGAAAGTTATCCGACAAGCTAATGAGTTGAAAGTGTTTTATAATTTCCTTTATATATCTTTGGGACTTGCTAGATTTTTAATGGTTATTATCATAATTCAGAAAACAGTTCCTGGTTTTAATAGGGCTGAGTATGGTGTAAGTTCAGCTGTCGTTGTACTCTTTCTATTTTCGCCACTTGTTGTTGTCATTAAACAAGAAATTCAgctaagaaaaactaaaaatcagcaagaaatatCAAACTCTTATGAAGATCATCAAATTACAAAAGTAACTATTGAACTTCCACCGAGTTCTCGACCAGAACCAGAGCCAAGTTTACCCGTTTCATCA encodes the following:
- the LOC113311967 gene encoding uncharacterized protein LOC113311967 translates to MVVAMNSGNGHGDILQLAWQVYRGRWFMVFASFLIMAAAGATYMFGSYSNDIKKNLGYDQTTLNLLSFFKDLGANVGVLSGLINEVTPPWVVLSLGAGMNFAGYFMIWLAVTGRIAKPAVWQMCLYICIGANSQAFANTGSLVTCVKNFPESRGVVLGLLKGFVGLSGAIITQLYHALYGDDSTGLILLIAALPAVISMLSVHTIRIMKVIRQANELKVFYNFLYISLGLARFLMVIIIIQKTVPGFNRAEYGVSSAVVVLFLFSPLVVVIKQEIQLRKTKNQQEISNSYEDHQITKVTIELPPSSRPEPEPSLPVSSEVKERSCFSTVFQPPNRGEDYTILQALFSIDMLILFLASICGVGGTLTAIDNLGQIGSSLL